In a single window of the Streptomyces sp. NBC_00353 genome:
- a CDS encoding right-handed parallel beta-helix repeat-containing protein gives MSWTRRLLVVLVALAAALLAAPAAQAHEERPVTLPDGSGSVPVHRAGEPDLLVCKSDRADFERRISGFPAKLRARNLELFERCRKSGYRHLQQAVDKVGRPGMNIAILPGLYEEEPSLPRPTGECARLKAPNSQLGYQILSYAQQKQCPHNQNLVAILGKKQLQIEGTGAERTDVVIDAKYQKLNAIRADGSDGIYFKNFTAQRTTFNSLYVLAQDGFVIDDVLTRWNDEYGFLTFASDHGLYKNCESYGNGDSGIYPGSASDINDGYGYDVPRYSIEITGCRSHHNMVGYSGTAGDSVYVHDNEFDHNMGGASMDSAFPGHPGLPQNHARFERNLIHDNNADYYPYVADGTCAKPPVERGYEDGVVCPQISMPPGTGIITAGGNWNIYENNWIYGQQRVAFFLSAVPAFIRGENALAKQVDTSHHNRYAGNHLGTDKAGRSRPNRTDVWWDGQGDGNCWQSDTGPSTPRSLPECGEARGAVSGRTDRLVGEPVKLAQLLVCADYNVQARRLPAGCDWYGARGIERIEVQIALGVALVLVLVGGVLWWRRLRHSRLATAATLLGAIGLGLDVAGATTGFASSCLPAVALLLTGAWWTGIGFVLRGERPGLGWTTMVLGVLTLLDAFDKAVLMIPWIPIGPAWVRGLLGVIWVVWAVVAAARHGERTVRRRADPGPDADADAADRQGGDGTGAGAHAGSGSADSGPDTHSASDRSAAPDRDRS, from the coding sequence ATGTCGTGGACACGAAGACTTCTGGTGGTCCTGGTGGCACTGGCTGCCGCACTCCTCGCGGCCCCGGCCGCCCAGGCGCACGAGGAACGGCCGGTCACCCTGCCCGACGGTTCCGGCAGTGTCCCGGTCCACCGCGCCGGCGAACCCGATCTGCTGGTCTGCAAGAGCGACCGGGCCGACTTCGAACGCCGGATATCCGGCTTTCCGGCGAAGCTCCGGGCACGCAACCTCGAACTCTTCGAACGGTGCCGGAAGTCCGGCTACCGCCATCTGCAACAGGCCGTCGACAAGGTCGGCAGACCCGGCATGAACATCGCGATCCTGCCCGGCCTGTACGAGGAGGAGCCCTCGCTGCCCAGGCCGACGGGGGAGTGCGCGAGGCTCAAGGCACCCAACTCTCAGCTCGGCTACCAGATCCTGTCGTACGCGCAGCAGAAGCAGTGTCCGCACAACCAGAACCTGGTGGCGATCCTCGGCAAGAAGCAGCTCCAGATCGAGGGGACCGGGGCGGAGCGCACCGACGTCGTCATCGACGCCAAGTACCAGAAGCTCAACGCGATCCGCGCGGACGGCTCCGACGGCATCTACTTCAAGAACTTCACCGCCCAGCGCACCACGTTCAACTCGCTGTACGTGCTGGCACAGGACGGCTTCGTCATCGACGACGTCCTCACCCGGTGGAACGACGAGTACGGCTTCCTCACCTTCGCCAGTGACCACGGGCTGTACAAGAACTGCGAGTCGTACGGCAACGGCGACTCCGGCATCTATCCCGGCAGTGCGTCGGACATCAACGACGGATACGGCTACGACGTGCCGCGCTACTCCATCGAGATCACCGGCTGCCGGAGCCACCACAACATGGTCGGCTACTCCGGCACCGCGGGCGATTCCGTTTACGTCCACGACAACGAGTTCGACCACAACATGGGCGGCGCCTCGATGGACAGCGCCTTCCCGGGCCACCCCGGCCTCCCGCAGAACCACGCACGCTTCGAGCGCAACCTGATCCACGACAACAACGCCGACTACTACCCGTACGTCGCCGACGGCACCTGCGCCAAACCGCCCGTGGAGCGCGGCTACGAGGACGGTGTCGTCTGCCCGCAGATCTCCATGCCGCCGGGCACCGGCATCATCACCGCGGGCGGCAACTGGAACATCTACGAGAACAACTGGATCTACGGACAGCAGCGCGTCGCCTTTTTCCTGAGTGCCGTCCCCGCCTTCATTCGCGGCGAGAACGCCCTGGCGAAGCAGGTCGACACCTCGCACCACAACCGGTACGCGGGCAACCACCTCGGCACGGACAAGGCGGGCCGTTCCCGGCCCAACCGCACCGACGTGTGGTGGGACGGCCAGGGCGACGGCAACTGCTGGCAGTCGGACACCGGACCGTCCACACCGCGCTCGCTGCCCGAGTGCGGGGAGGCGCGCGGCGCGGTCTCCGGCCGCACCGATCGACTGGTGGGCGAACCGGTCAAACTCGCCCAATTGCTGGTCTGTGCCGACTACAACGTGCAGGCGCGGCGGCTGCCGGCCGGCTGTGACTGGTACGGCGCACGCGGCATCGAGCGCATCGAGGTACAGATCGCGCTGGGTGTCGCCCTGGTGCTCGTGCTGGTCGGCGGGGTGCTGTGGTGGCGCCGTCTGCGGCACAGCCGGCTCGCCACAGCGGCCACGCTGCTCGGCGCGATCGGCCTCGGGCTGGATGTGGCCGGCGCGACGACGGGCTTTGCGTCCTCCTGTCTGCCCGCGGTGGCGCTGCTGCTGACCGGGGCGTGGTGGACCGGCATCGGGTTCGTACTGCGCGGCGAGCGGCCCGGACTGGGCTGGACCACGATGGTGCTGGGCGTCCTGACCCTGCTCGACGCCTTCGACAAGGCCGTCCTGATGATCCCGTGGATCCCGATCGGCCCGGCCTGGGTGCGCGGCCTCCTCGGCGTCATCTGGGTGGTGTGGGCGGTGGTGGCTGCGGCGCGGCACGGTGAACGGACGGTACGGAGGAGGGCGGACCCGGGGCCGGACGCGGACGCCGATGCGGCGGACAGACAGGGTGGCGACGGGACGGGAGCCGGTGCGCACGCGGGGTCCGGATCGGCGGATTCCGGGCCGGACACGCACTCCGCGTCCGACCGGTCCGCCGCACCGGATCGGGACCGATCATGA
- a CDS encoding TetR/AcrR family transcriptional regulator, translated as MEPVPHANTNLRRAPVQQRSAERLSRILDACAELLDETGYEQLSTRAVAARAEVPIGSVYRFFSNKRALADALARRNLDSYAERITGRLAAIPAADWRSAIDAVLDEYLEMKRSVPGFALVDFGAPAPVDDPASDANHRVADRLAHLLSGHLGRTPDEDLLRTILVCVEAADALLQLAFRTEPSGDQAIVAETRVLIQAYLARVLD; from the coding sequence ATGGAGCCCGTGCCCCATGCGAATACGAACCTCCGCCGCGCACCCGTGCAGCAGCGCAGTGCCGAACGCCTCTCCCGGATACTCGACGCCTGTGCCGAACTCCTCGACGAGACCGGTTACGAGCAGCTCTCCACCCGGGCCGTCGCGGCCCGCGCGGAAGTCCCGATCGGATCCGTCTACCGGTTCTTCTCCAACAAGCGCGCCCTCGCCGACGCCCTGGCCCGGCGCAACCTGGACAGTTACGCGGAGCGCATCACCGGTCGCCTGGCCGCCATCCCGGCCGCCGACTGGCGCAGCGCCATCGACGCCGTGCTCGACGAATACCTCGAGATGAAGCGTTCCGTCCCCGGCTTCGCACTCGTCGACTTCGGCGCTCCTGCCCCCGTGGACGACCCGGCCTCCGATGCCAACCACCGCGTCGCGGACCGGCTCGCCCATCTGCTTTCCGGCCATCTGGGGCGCACCCCTGACGAAGACCTGCTCCGGACGATCCTGGTCTGCGTCGAAGCCGCCGACGCGCTCCTCCAACTGGCCTTCCGTACCGAGCCGTCGGGCGATCAGGCCATCGTCGCCGAGACCCGCGTCCTGATCCAGGCGTACCTGGCCCGGGTCCTGGACTGA
- a CDS encoding molybdopterin oxidoreductase family protein gives MPHDSSSSRESRTALRICPLCEATCGLTLTIEGTRVTGARGDRDDVFSRGFICPKGASFGGLDADPDRLRTPLVRKDGVLQEASWSEAFDAIAAALPALTERHGQQSVGVVLGNPNVHTMAGALYPPTLLATLRTRALFTASTLDQMPKHVSSGLLFGDPNAIPVPDIDRTDHLLLLGANPLESNGSLCTAPDFPGRLKALRRRGGTLTVVDPRRTRTARLADRHVAIRPGADALLLAAVTHVLFEEKLTDPGTLAGHLEGLDDVADAVREFTPEAVAESCDVDAATIRTIARELAAAPTAAVYGRIGSCTVAHGTLASWLVDVLNILTGNLDRPGGALFPLSATARAPRPAAPGKGFALGRWTSRVSGHPEAKGELPVAALAEEIETPGDDRIRALIVLAANPVLSAPDGDRLDRALAGLDFMVSVDPYLNETSRHAHVVLPPPPPSQSAHFDFAFNALAVRNQVRYTRPAVPLGDGLLDESEILARLVLAVSGMRGADRSAVAAVDAMIIDRVLTKAVADPLSPVHGRTPAELAAALTGRTGPERRLDLMLRLGPYGEGFGADPDGLTLDRLLAHPHGIDLGPLRPRIPQVLTTRSGRIELLPAAIAADLPRLRSALADRPGAESLVLVGRRHLRSNNSWMHNVASLGGGSNVCTLQMHPADAARLGLADGTPATITAAGGALTAPVEITEGIRAGVVSLPHGWGHDRPGTRTSVASAVPGVNVNQLLDGTLLDPLSGTAVLNGIPVAVAPSTSPAH, from the coding sequence ATGCCGCACGACTCCAGCAGTTCCCGCGAGTCCCGCACCGCCCTGCGCATCTGCCCCCTGTGCGAAGCCACCTGCGGACTGACCCTCACCATCGAGGGGACACGGGTCACCGGCGCCCGCGGCGACCGTGACGACGTCTTCAGCCGGGGCTTCATCTGCCCCAAGGGCGCGTCCTTCGGCGGGCTCGACGCCGACCCCGACCGGCTCCGCACCCCCCTCGTGCGCAAGGACGGCGTGCTGCAGGAGGCCAGTTGGAGCGAGGCGTTCGACGCGATCGCGGCAGCCCTGCCCGCACTGACCGAGCGGCACGGGCAACAGTCCGTCGGTGTCGTCCTCGGCAACCCGAACGTGCACACCATGGCCGGCGCGCTCTACCCGCCCACCCTGCTCGCCACGCTCCGCACCCGGGCCCTCTTCACCGCGAGCACCCTCGACCAGATGCCCAAACATGTCTCCAGCGGGCTGCTCTTCGGCGACCCGAACGCCATCCCGGTGCCGGACATCGACCGCACCGACCATCTGCTGCTCCTCGGCGCCAACCCGCTCGAATCCAACGGCAGCCTCTGCACGGCCCCCGACTTCCCCGGCAGGCTCAAGGCGCTGCGTCGTCGCGGCGGCACCCTCACCGTCGTCGACCCCCGCCGCACCCGGACCGCCCGCCTCGCCGACCGGCATGTCGCCATCCGCCCCGGCGCCGACGCACTCCTGCTCGCCGCAGTCACCCACGTACTCTTCGAGGAGAAGCTCACCGACCCCGGTACGCTCGCCGGCCATCTCGAAGGGCTCGACGACGTAGCCGATGCCGTACGGGAGTTCACCCCCGAGGCGGTCGCCGAGTCGTGCGACGTGGACGCCGCGACCATCCGTACGATCGCCCGGGAGCTGGCCGCCGCCCCCACCGCCGCCGTCTACGGGCGCATCGGCAGCTGCACCGTGGCGCACGGCACCCTCGCCAGTTGGCTCGTCGACGTCCTCAACATCCTCACCGGCAACCTCGACCGTCCCGGTGGTGCCCTCTTCCCGCTCTCCGCCACCGCCCGCGCCCCCCGGCCCGCCGCCCCCGGCAAGGGCTTTGCCCTCGGACGCTGGACGAGCCGGGTCTCCGGGCACCCCGAGGCCAAGGGTGAACTGCCCGTCGCCGCACTCGCCGAGGAGATCGAGACCCCGGGGGACGACCGGATCCGCGCCCTGATCGTCCTCGCCGCCAACCCCGTGCTCTCCGCACCCGACGGCGACCGCCTGGACCGGGCCCTGGCCGGGCTGGACTTCATGGTCAGCGTCGACCCGTACCTCAACGAGACCTCGCGCCACGCCCATGTGGTGCTGCCCCCGCCGCCGCCGTCGCAGAGCGCCCACTTCGACTTCGCGTTCAACGCACTCGCCGTACGCAACCAGGTCCGCTACACCCGCCCCGCCGTCCCGCTCGGCGACGGCCTCCTGGACGAGAGCGAGATCCTCGCCCGGCTCGTCCTCGCCGTCTCCGGGATGCGCGGAGCCGACCGGTCCGCCGTGGCTGCCGTGGACGCCATGATCATCGACCGGGTGCTGACCAAGGCCGTCGCCGATCCTCTCTCGCCCGTGCACGGCCGCACCCCCGCCGAACTGGCCGCCGCCCTCACCGGCCGCACCGGGCCGGAACGCCGCCTCGACCTGATGCTCCGCCTCGGCCCGTACGGCGAAGGCTTCGGCGCCGACCCCGACGGCCTCACCCTGGACCGGCTGCTCGCCCACCCGCACGGCATCGATCTCGGCCCGCTCCGGCCCCGCATCCCGCAGGTCCTCACCACCCGCAGCGGACGCATCGAGCTCCTTCCCGCGGCGATCGCCGCCGACCTGCCGAGGCTCCGCAGCGCCCTCGCCGACCGGCCGGGAGCCGAGTCGCTCGTCCTCGTCGGCCGCCGCCATCTGCGCTCCAACAACAGCTGGATGCACAACGTCGCCTCGCTCGGTGGCGGCTCGAATGTCTGCACCCTCCAGATGCACCCGGCCGACGCGGCCCGGCTCGGACTGGCGGACGGCACCCCCGCCACGATCACTGCGGCCGGCGGCGCGCTGACCGCACCCGTGGAGATCACCGAGGGCATCCGGGCCGGAGTGGTGAGCCTCCCGCACGGCTGGGGCCACGACCGGCCCGGCACCCGGACGTCTGTCGCGTCCGCCGTCCCCGGAGTCAACGTCAACCAGCTCCTCGACGGCACCCTGCTCGACCCGCTGTCCGGCACCGCCGTCCTCAACGGCATCCCCGTCGCGGTGGCGCCCAGCACCTCACCTGCCCATTGA
- a CDS encoding CitMHS family transporter, which translates to MLTILGFAMIATFLVLIMMKKMSPIAALVLIPALFCVAVGQGAKLGDYVIDGVGNLAPTAAMLMFAIVYFGVMIDVGLFDPIVRGILRFCKADPMRIVVGTAVLAAIVSLDGDGSTTFMITVSAMYPLYKRLKMSLVVMTGVAATANGVMNTLPWGGPTARAATALKLDAGDIFVPMIPALGVGLLAVILLAVVLGRRERKRLGFLTLDEAVVQEPETVLVGAGGAAGGSDRTRKTSGGAGAGADAEPTAAAHGDADDDEGFKGLDPNRATLRPKLYWFNAGLTVALLTAMIMELMPIPVLFLIGAALALTVNFPHMPDQRARIAAHADNVLNVSGMVFAAAVFTGVLSGTGMVEHMADWLVGAIPDGMGPHMAIITGILSIPLTYFMSNDGFYFGVVPVLAEAGAAHGVSPLEIARASLVGQPLHMSSPLVPAVYVLVGMAKVEFGDHTRFTVKWAALTSLVVLCAGLLFGII; encoded by the coding sequence ATGCTGACAATCCTCGGCTTTGCCATGATTGCGACCTTCCTGGTCCTGATCATGATGAAGAAGATGTCGCCGATCGCGGCGCTGGTCCTGATCCCCGCACTTTTCTGTGTCGCCGTCGGACAGGGCGCCAAGCTCGGTGACTACGTGATCGACGGCGTGGGCAACCTGGCCCCGACCGCCGCGATGCTGATGTTCGCCATCGTCTACTTCGGTGTGATGATCGACGTCGGCCTCTTCGACCCGATCGTCCGGGGCATCCTGCGCTTCTGCAAGGCCGACCCGATGCGGATCGTCGTCGGTACGGCGGTGCTCGCCGCGATCGTCTCGCTGGACGGCGACGGCTCCACCACCTTCATGATCACCGTCTCGGCGATGTATCCGCTCTACAAGCGCCTCAAGATGAGCCTCGTCGTGATGACCGGTGTCGCCGCGACGGCCAACGGTGTCATGAACACCCTGCCCTGGGGCGGCCCCACCGCCCGCGCCGCCACCGCGCTCAAGCTGGACGCGGGCGACATCTTCGTCCCGATGATCCCGGCGCTCGGCGTCGGACTGCTCGCGGTCATCCTCCTGGCGGTCGTCCTCGGCCGGCGCGAGCGCAAGCGGCTGGGCTTCCTCACCCTCGACGAGGCCGTGGTCCAGGAGCCGGAGACGGTCCTCGTCGGTGCGGGTGGCGCGGCCGGCGGCAGCGACCGCACCCGTAAGACCTCCGGCGGAGCCGGTGCGGGCGCGGACGCCGAGCCCACGGCAGCGGCCCACGGAGACGCGGACGACGACGAGGGCTTCAAGGGTCTCGACCCGAACCGTGCCACCCTGCGGCCCAAGCTCTACTGGTTCAACGCCGGGCTCACCGTCGCCCTCCTGACCGCGATGATCATGGAACTGATGCCGATCCCGGTGCTCTTCCTGATCGGTGCGGCCCTCGCCCTCACCGTCAACTTCCCCCACATGCCCGACCAGCGGGCCCGCATCGCGGCCCACGCGGACAACGTCCTCAACGTGTCCGGCATGGTCTTCGCCGCCGCCGTATTCACCGGCGTGCTCTCCGGCACCGGCATGGTCGAGCACATGGCGGACTGGCTCGTCGGCGCGATCCCGGACGGCATGGGCCCGCACATGGCGATCATCACCGGCATCCTGAGCATCCCGCTCACCTACTTCATGTCCAACGACGGCTTCTACTTCGGCGTCGTCCCCGTGCTCGCCGAGGCCGGTGCCGCCCACGGCGTCTCCCCGCTGGAGATCGCCCGCGCCTCCCTGGTCGGCCAGCCGCTCCACATGTCGTCCCCGCTGGTCCCCGCCGTCTATGTGCTCGTCGGTATGGCGAAGGTCGAATTCGGCGACCACACCAGGTTCACCGTCAAATGGGCCGCGCTCACCTCACTCGTGGTGCTCTGCGCCGGCCTCCTCTTCGGAATCATCTGA
- a CDS encoding MFS transporter: MADTEEPGRSWLLRLVIAFAFAQGAVSMARPAVSYRALSLGADERAIGVITGVYALLPLFAAVPLGRRTDHGRCAPLLPLGVVLIAGGCALSGTAASLPAMAAWSGVMGLGHLCFVIGAQSIVARQSAPAEQDRNFGHFTIGASLGQLIGPIAAGYVISERDGALARTSALALVVSAAVAAASFVSLWRIEHRTAPDARAAARADKVPVGRILRNRGVPAGIFISLAVLSATDILTAYLPVVGEHRSIAPATIGLLLSLRAAATIACRLVMTPMLRLLGRTALLTTTCLLAGLLCAGIALPVPVWALATMLAVLGFCLGVGQPLSMTTVVQAAPAEARSTALALRLTGNRLGQVAAPASAGVIAGVAGTAAPFVMLGALLLAAAGLGMRGGRARTADATPAVPAPSPVPRSELPAVNQNRT, translated from the coding sequence ATGGCCGACACGGAAGAGCCCGGCAGGAGCTGGCTGCTGCGCCTCGTCATCGCCTTCGCCTTCGCGCAGGGGGCGGTGTCGATGGCGCGGCCCGCCGTCTCCTACCGGGCTCTCTCGCTCGGTGCGGACGAGCGCGCCATCGGCGTGATCACCGGGGTGTACGCACTCCTCCCGCTCTTCGCCGCCGTCCCGCTCGGCCGCCGGACGGACCACGGCCGGTGCGCACCCCTGCTGCCCCTCGGTGTCGTCCTGATCGCCGGCGGCTGCGCTCTCAGCGGCACGGCGGCCTCCCTCCCGGCGATGGCGGCGTGGAGCGGTGTGATGGGGCTCGGCCATCTCTGCTTCGTGATCGGCGCCCAGTCGATCGTCGCCCGTCAGTCCGCCCCCGCCGAACAGGACCGAAATTTCGGCCACTTCACCATCGGCGCCTCGCTCGGCCAGCTCATCGGGCCGATCGCCGCGGGGTACGTGATCTCCGAGCGGGACGGCGCCCTGGCCCGTACGAGCGCACTCGCCCTGGTCGTCTCGGCGGCCGTCGCCGCCGCGTCCTTCGTCTCGCTCTGGCGCATCGAACACCGCACGGCGCCGGACGCCCGCGCGGCGGCCCGGGCCGACAAGGTGCCCGTCGGCCGCATCCTGCGTAACCGAGGTGTTCCGGCCGGCATCTTCATCAGCCTCGCCGTGCTCTCCGCGACCGACATCCTCACCGCCTATCTGCCCGTCGTCGGCGAGCACCGCTCCATCGCCCCCGCCACCATCGGGCTGCTGCTCAGCCTGCGGGCCGCCGCCACCATCGCCTGCCGCCTGGTCATGACGCCGATGCTGCGCCTCCTGGGCCGTACGGCGCTGCTCACCACGACCTGTCTGCTGGCCGGGCTGCTCTGCGCGGGCATCGCCCTGCCGGTCCCTGTCTGGGCGCTGGCCACGATGCTCGCCGTGCTCGGCTTCTGTCTCGGGGTCGGCCAGCCCCTGTCGATGACCACCGTCGTCCAGGCGGCCCCGGCGGAGGCCCGCTCCACCGCGCTCGCGCTCCGGCTGACCGGCAACCGGCTCGGTCAGGTCGCGGCGCCCGCGTCCGCCGGTGTGATCGCCGGAGTGGCGGGCACCGCCGCGCCGTTCGTGATGCTGGGTGCGCTTCTGCTCGCGGCGGCGGGGCTGGGGATGCGCGGAGGCCGCGCCCGGACCGCCGATGCGACCCCGGCCGTTCCCGCACCCTCACCCGTTCCCAGGTCCGAACTGCCCGCCGTGAACCAGAATCGCACCTGA
- a CDS encoding ABC transporter ATP-binding protein: MTRAISLHNVSKAYGRTQRAVDRFSLSIDPGEFVVLLGPSGCGKSTVLRMIAGLEEITEGELLLDGEPANHIAPRERGMAMVFQNFALYPTMTNRANIGFPLKLANPGQDHTARVENTARMLGIESVLDRYPGQLSGGERQRVAMGRAISRRPSVFLMDEPLSNLDAKLRNHLRAEISQLTRELGVTTVYVTHDQAEAMSLGDRVAVMRGGRLQQVSPPREVYALPENVFVAAFVGTPRINLLQAVVHAPLEGRMSIDLGRQRLPLPEPLSPDHQLLRIQQGRQIIVGLRSEAARIAAPSQARPGEVALSGIVEHVEYQGHEALVHLNTGSQPAVVPDLESARPDRVAQRRRRAAGSIGTGGGSGGGVGVLERLRERATGHISGPVVALDDPEPDRGQPATRTPDRPAITAGDLVVRTGPDMRLRIGGQVPLLVDLAHLYVFDHYGRRICPLPKDIPGLDV; encoded by the coding sequence ATGACTCGCGCCATCTCCCTGCACAACGTCAGCAAGGCGTACGGACGGACCCAGCGTGCCGTCGACCGCTTCTCGCTCTCCATCGACCCGGGCGAGTTCGTCGTCCTGCTCGGCCCCTCGGGGTGCGGCAAGTCGACCGTGCTCCGCATGATCGCCGGCCTGGAGGAGATCACCGAGGGCGAGCTGCTGCTCGACGGTGAACCGGCCAACCACATAGCGCCCCGCGAGCGCGGCATGGCCATGGTGTTCCAGAACTTCGCGCTCTACCCGACCATGACCAACCGGGCCAACATCGGCTTCCCGCTGAAGCTGGCGAACCCCGGCCAGGACCACACCGCTCGCGTCGAGAACACGGCCAGGATGCTCGGCATCGAGAGCGTCCTCGACCGTTACCCGGGTCAGCTCTCCGGTGGTGAGCGCCAGCGCGTCGCCATGGGCCGGGCCATCTCGCGCCGGCCCTCCGTGTTCTTGATGGATGAGCCGCTCTCCAATCTCGACGCGAAGCTGCGCAACCACCTGCGGGCCGAAATCTCGCAACTCACCCGGGAGTTGGGCGTCACCACCGTCTATGTGACGCATGATCAGGCCGAGGCGATGTCCCTCGGCGACCGGGTCGCCGTGATGCGCGGCGGGCGGCTCCAGCAGGTCAGTCCGCCGCGCGAGGTCTACGCCCTGCCGGAGAACGTCTTCGTCGCCGCGTTCGTCGGCACCCCGCGCATCAACCTCCTCCAGGCCGTCGTCCACGCCCCCCTCGAAGGGCGCATGTCGATCGATCTGGGCCGCCAGCGGCTGCCACTGCCCGAGCCGCTCAGCCCCGACCACCAGTTGCTCCGCATCCAGCAGGGCCGCCAGATCATTGTCGGACTGCGCTCGGAGGCGGCGAGGATCGCTGCGCCCAGCCAGGCCCGCCCCGGCGAGGTCGCGCTGAGCGGCATCGTCGAACACGTCGAGTACCAGGGGCACGAGGCACTGGTCCACCTCAACACGGGGTCGCAGCCCGCCGTGGTGCCCGACCTCGAATCGGCCCGACCCGACAGGGTCGCCCAGCGCCGCCGCCGCGCCGCCGGCAGCATTGGAACCGGCGGTGGTTCCGGCGGTGGGGTGGGCGTACTGGAACGGCTGAGGGAGCGCGCGACCGGCCATATCAGCGGCCCCGTCGTCGCCCTCGACGATCCGGAACCCGACCGTGGGCAGCCGGCCACCCGCACCCCCGACCGGCCCGCGATCACGGCCGGCGACCTGGTCGTCCGCACCGGCCCCGACATGCGGCTGCGCATCGGCGGACAGGTCCCGCTCCTGGTCGACCTCGCGCATCTGTACGTCTTCGACCACTACGGCCGCCGGATCTGTCCCCTGCCGAAGGACATCCCCGGGCTCGACGTCTAG